In Rahnella aquatilis CIP 78.65 = ATCC 33071, one DNA window encodes the following:
- a CDS encoding phage major tail tube protein has translation MALPRKLKYLNLFNDGLSYMGVVQSVTLPKLTRKLENYRGGGMNGSAAVDFGLDDDALTVEWSMGGLPDNALWAQYAASGAADVPLRFAGSFQRDDTGDTSAVEIVMRGRHKEIDTGDMKQGEDTESKITTQCSYYKLVIDGSTLIEIDTVNMVEIVNGTDMLEKHRRNIGL, from the coding sequence ATGGCACTTCCTCGCAAACTGAAATACCTCAACCTGTTTAACGACGGTCTGAGTTACATGGGCGTCGTGCAGTCGGTCACGTTGCCGAAGCTGACCCGCAAGCTGGAGAACTATCGCGGCGGCGGCATGAACGGCTCGGCAGCGGTGGATTTTGGTCTGGACGATGACGCGCTGACCGTTGAGTGGTCAATGGGCGGGCTCCCGGACAATGCCCTGTGGGCGCAGTATGCCGCCTCCGGTGCGGCTGATGTGCCGCTGCGTTTTGCCGGTTCTTTCCAGCGCGACGACACCGGCGACACCTCCGCCGTGGAAATCGTCATGCGGGGTCGCCACAAAGAAATCGACACCGGCGACATGAAACAGGGCGAAGACACCGAAAGCAAAATCACCACGCAGTGCAGCTATTACAAGCTGGTGATTGACGGGAGCACCCTGATTGAAATCGACACCGTGAACATGGTCGAAATCGTCAACGGCACGGACATGCTGGAAAAACATCGCCGCAATATCGGCCTGTAA
- a CDS encoding lysozyme, producing MNSIVKRCSVAVVLALAALMPDYRFVKTSAEGLAIIANLEGCRLNPYQCSAGVWTSGIGHTAGVKPAQNITEQDTARNLIADIIMTERAVDKCMPVTMPQPVYDAVISLAFNVGTGAACKSTLAYFIRHGEWSQACQQLPRWVYVNGVWNKGLNNRRAVELKHCMKGVP from the coding sequence ATGAACTCAATCGTTAAACGTTGCAGTGTGGCCGTCGTGTTGGCACTCGCCGCGCTGATGCCTGATTACCGGTTTGTCAAAACCTCCGCCGAGGGTCTGGCCATTATTGCCAACCTTGAAGGGTGCCGCCTGAATCCGTACCAGTGCAGTGCCGGAGTCTGGACGTCAGGCATTGGCCACACTGCTGGGGTGAAGCCCGCGCAGAACATTACGGAGCAGGACACCGCCCGTAATCTGATCGCTGACATCATCATGACGGAGCGTGCCGTGGATAAATGTATGCCGGTGACCATGCCGCAGCCGGTGTATGACGCCGTGATCAGTCTGGCGTTTAACGTCGGTACGGGAGCGGCATGTAAATCCACGCTGGCTTATTTCATCAGGCACGGTGAATGGTCGCAGGCCTGCCAGCAGCTTCCCCGCTGGGTGTATGTCAATGGCGTGTGGAATAAGGGACTCAACAACCGCCGGGCTGTTGAACTGAAACATTGCATGAAGGGGGTGCCATGA
- a CDS encoding phage baseplate assembly protein V, with amino-acid sequence MNTHETLSELSRAMRDIIRIGVVAEVDTELALCRVQTGQILTDWLHWLTPRAGSSRIWWAPSVGEQVLLLSLCGELDIGFVLPGIYSDDFPAPSISAEAYHVSFSDGAQFQYEPASGALTVSGIQTADVSATKSIQATAPNVTVTASGKITLDTPEVVCTNKLTTGSLEVKKGGAMKGNIAHTGGAFTSNGVQVDTHTHGGVQTGGGNTGKPN; translated from the coding sequence ATGAATACACACGAAACGCTCTCCGAACTTTCCCGCGCGATGCGCGACATTATCCGAATAGGTGTGGTCGCTGAAGTCGATACCGAACTGGCTCTTTGTCGCGTCCAGACGGGTCAAATTCTTACAGACTGGCTGCACTGGCTGACGCCCCGCGCCGGTAGTTCGCGCATTTGGTGGGCTCCCTCCGTCGGTGAGCAGGTCCTGCTTTTATCTCTTTGTGGTGAGCTTGATATCGGGTTTGTTTTGCCGGGGATTTACAGCGATGACTTTCCCGCACCGTCTATATCCGCAGAGGCGTATCACGTTAGCTTTTCTGACGGCGCTCAATTTCAGTATGAACCGGCCAGCGGTGCGCTGACGGTGAGTGGTATTCAGACCGCTGATGTATCTGCCACAAAATCTATTCAGGCTACCGCCCCTAATGTGACGGTGACGGCCAGCGGGAAAATCACGCTCGATACGCCGGAGGTGGTATGTACCAACAAACTGACTACCGGCTCATTAGAGGTGAAAAAAGGCGGTGCGATGAAAGGCAATATTGCGCACACCGGCGGCGCGTTTACCTCCAACGGTGTGCAGGTAGATACCCATACACACGGTGGCGTTCAGACCGGCGGCGGAAATACCGGTAAACCGAATTGA
- a CDS encoding phage tail protein: MATYKALLTTAGAAKIAAATAGGTQVKITRMAVGDGGGKLPTPDPKQTKLVNEVYRANLNRLSIDAKNSNYLVAELVIQPDVGGFWMREMGLYDADGVLVAVSNMAESYKPKLAEGSGRLQTLRMVLIVSEIESIALSIDGSTVMATKDYVDDKLFEHEKSRNHPDGTLTAKGFVQLSSVVSSESEMLAATSKAVKAANDNANGRLPSGGTAVAANKLATSRKIAGMAFDGTADINLTPDNVGALPSGGTAVAANKLATPRKIAGVAFDGTADINLTPDNVGALPSGGTAVAATKLAMSRKIAGVAFDGTDDINLTPDNVGALPADETAVAATKLATSRKISGVAFDGTQDIEITAADVGAYPIQGGKVKGLVEADGFSAHGKPVVLPKEGGIYIGYNESAGYGETDFVNNSGNANNPGNQMGGFIFRNVSTPLGVEVSRVTISGNGDVNTSGVFKENGQRLFSPSNTPPYPVTSVNGQTGAARTSLASLDYRGWFKDEYTGKLEQWGTWTRTADTTWIVFPVAFAVGSFNIQLTLISDTSGGSGSNISVLDGSMNSTSFAIFARAGESGGFWRAVGK, from the coding sequence ATGGCGACTTATAAAGCATTACTGACCACCGCCGGAGCGGCCAAAATTGCCGCCGCCACGGCAGGCGGAACGCAGGTCAAAATCACACGTATGGCCGTCGGTGACGGGGGCGGAAAACTCCCGACGCCTGACCCAAAACAAACCAAACTCGTTAATGAAGTTTATCGCGCCAATCTTAACCGGCTAAGCATCGATGCCAAAAACAGTAATTATCTGGTGGCCGAGCTGGTTATTCAGCCTGACGTCGGCGGCTTCTGGATGCGTGAAATGGGCTTATACGATGCTGACGGTGTGTTGGTTGCAGTCAGCAATATGGCTGAAAGTTATAAACCTAAGCTGGCCGAAGGGTCTGGCCGGTTGCAGACATTGCGCATGGTACTCATCGTCAGTGAAATTGAGTCAATCGCGTTGAGCATTGACGGCTCGACGGTGATGGCCACAAAAGATTATGTGGACGATAAACTGTTCGAACATGAGAAATCGCGTAATCATCCGGACGGAACGCTGACGGCAAAAGGTTTTGTGCAACTGAGCAGCGTTGTGAGCAGTGAAAGCGAGATGCTGGCCGCCACGTCAAAAGCCGTCAAGGCGGCGAATGATAATGCCAATGGACGCCTGCCGTCCGGCGGAACAGCGGTAGCAGCCAATAAGCTGGCAACATCACGAAAGATTGCTGGTATGGCTTTTGATGGTACTGCTGATATTAATCTGACGCCTGATAACGTCGGCGCGCTTCCTTCTGGCGGGACTGCGGTAGCAGCCAATAAGCTGGCAACACCACGAAAGATTGCCGGTGTGGCTTTTGATGGTACTGCTGATATTAATCTGACGCCTGATAACGTCGGCGCGCTTCCTTCTGGCGGGACTGCGGTTGCCGCCACTAAGCTGGCAATGTCACGAAAGATTGCCGGTGTGGCTTTTGATGGTACTGATGATATTAACCTGACGCCTGATAACGTCGGTGCACTTCCTGCAGACGAAACGGCGGTTGCTGCTACAAAGTTGGCAACGTCACGAAAGATTTCCGGTGTTGCCTTTGACGGCACCCAAGATATCGAGATCACTGCCGCAGATGTCGGGGCATACCCTATTCAGGGTGGAAAAGTTAAAGGGTTGGTAGAAGCTGACGGTTTTTCAGCACACGGGAAGCCCGTCGTATTGCCCAAAGAGGGAGGGATTTACATTGGTTACAACGAAAGCGCAGGGTATGGCGAAACTGATTTTGTGAATAACAGCGGTAATGCCAACAATCCTGGCAACCAGATGGGTGGGTTTATTTTCCGTAATGTCTCAACCCCCCTCGGCGTTGAGGTCAGTCGCGTAACGATTAGCGGAAATGGCGATGTAAACACCAGTGGTGTTTTTAAAGAAAACGGCCAGCGGCTTTTCAGTCCGAGTAATACACCACCTTATCCCGTTACCAGCGTTAATGGTCAAACCGGCGCGGCTCGAACGTCATTAGCATCACTGGATTATCGCGGCTGGTTCAAAGACGAATACACCGGAAAGCTTGAACAGTGGGGAACATGGACAAGAACGGCAGACACAACGTGGATTGTTTTTCCTGTGGCTTTTGCGGTTGGTTCCTTCAACATACAGCTTACTCTTATCAGCGATACCAGCGGTGGATCGGGGTCGAATATTTCCGTGCTTGATGGCTCGATGAACTCAACAAGCTTCGCTATTTTTGCGAGAGCCGGTGAATCCGGCGGTTTTTGGCGCGCAGTAGGCAAATAG
- a CDS encoding tail fiber assembly protein translates to MKNYYYSAKNNGIYPLELKAAYEDSVNGWPDDAKAISNEEYVALFEGQASGKIITAGKNGYPVLSEPPAQTQAQLIMEAEVVLDSLLNEAKDKIIVWQTKLAIGRVLMEGEKIKLNAWLDYIDALEEVDTGTAPDIEWPEIPA, encoded by the coding sequence ATGAAAAATTATTATTACAGTGCTAAAAATAATGGAATTTATCCTTTAGAGCTTAAAGCTGCTTATGAGGACTCGGTCAACGGCTGGCCAGACGATGCCAAAGCTATCAGTAATGAGGAATATGTTGCGTTATTTGAAGGTCAAGCCAGCGGTAAAATTATCACCGCCGGTAAAAACGGTTACCCCGTCTTATCAGAGCCTCCCGCACAAACGCAGGCGCAATTAATCATGGAGGCAGAGGTAGTACTCGACAGTCTGCTCAATGAGGCAAAAGATAAAATCATTGTCTGGCAAACGAAATTGGCCATCGGGCGGGTGCTCATGGAGGGTGAGAAAATAAAGCTTAATGCGTGGTTAGATTATATCGATGCGCTGGAGGAGGTGGATACCGGCACTGCACCTGATATTGAATGGCCAGAAATACCCGCTTAA
- a CDS encoding phage virion morphogenesis protein, with amino-acid sequence MNELKPFDDKLAGLLASLSPAGRRKMAAEIAKKLRASQQQRIKQQKAPDGTPYAARKRQPVRGKRGRVKREMFAKLRTARYLKTKGSSEAAVVEFAGRVQRIARIHQEGLKDKPNRYSQPVKYDIRPLLGFNAADRQIFEDVIFRHYVDEMN; translated from the coding sequence ATGAATGAGCTCAAGCCCTTTGATGATAAGCTCGCCGGATTACTGGCCAGCCTGTCCCCCGCTGGCCGTCGCAAGATGGCCGCTGAAATAGCTAAAAAGCTGCGAGCCAGCCAGCAGCAGCGCATCAAGCAACAGAAGGCACCGGACGGTACGCCGTATGCAGCCCGTAAGCGACAGCCTGTCCGGGGGAAACGGGGCAGGGTAAAGCGAGAAATGTTCGCCAAATTGCGTACGGCGCGATACCTCAAGACGAAAGGCAGTAGTGAGGCTGCGGTGGTCGAATTTGCGGGGAGGGTTCAGAGGATTGCGCGTATTCATCAGGAGGGGCTAAAAGACAAACCCAATCGCTACAGCCAGCCGGTGAAGTATGACATCCGTCCTCTACTGGGATTTAATGCTGCTGACCGACAGATTTTTGAAGATGTGATCTTTCGACATTACGTTGATGAGATGAATTAA
- a CDS encoding HP1 family phage holin, giving the protein MEKISSMFAYGLAALLAFIGALTPQDFAFLVGAAVAVGTFFVNWYYRRKSYKLLERNGLSQRVFDELNR; this is encoded by the coding sequence ATGGAAAAAATATCTTCAATGTTTGCCTATGGGCTCGCGGCATTGCTGGCTTTTATCGGCGCGCTGACGCCGCAGGATTTCGCCTTTCTGGTGGGTGCTGCGGTGGCCGTGGGGACGTTTTTCGTTAACTGGTACTACCGGCGCAAAAGCTACAAATTGCTGGAGCGTAACGGCCTGAGTCAGAGGGTTTTCGATGAACTCAATCGTTAA
- a CDS encoding phage tail protein I — MSNVRLLPVGSSPLEVAAAAACAELTAVPVPLRDLWNPQTCPAKFLPYLAWAFSVDRWDESWPEATKRGVIQSAYFIHTHKGTISAIRRVVEPLGYVIKISEWWETNSPPGTFRLDIGVLESGITEAMYQEMERLITDAKPASRHLETLTIIQDIPGHIFVGALSYDGDVITVYPA; from the coding sequence ATGAGTAATGTGCGCCTGTTACCTGTGGGTTCTTCTCCGCTGGAGGTTGCCGCCGCTGCGGCCTGCGCCGAGCTGACCGCTGTCCCTGTGCCGCTGCGTGATTTATGGAACCCGCAGACCTGCCCGGCGAAGTTCTTACCCTATCTTGCGTGGGCATTTTCGGTTGACCGGTGGGACGAAAGCTGGCCGGAGGCAACGAAACGCGGGGTGATCCAGTCGGCTTATTTCATCCATACCCATAAAGGCACCATCAGCGCGATCCGCCGGGTGGTTGAGCCGCTGGGGTACGTCATCAAGATTTCTGAATGGTGGGAAACCAATAGCCCGCCCGGCACGTTTCGCCTTGATATTGGCGTGCTGGAAAGCGGCATCACCGAAGCGATGTATCAGGAGATGGAGCGGCTCATTACAGATGCGAAACCCGCCAGTCGCCACCTTGAGACGCTGACCATTATTCAGGATATCCCCGGCCATATTTTCGTCGGCGCACTTTCTTACGACGGCGACGTCATCACCGTTTATCCGGCCTAA
- a CDS encoding GPW/gp25 family protein: MSNARYLGMSRHSGRAVEDMAHINQSVSDILRTPIGSRVMRRDYGSLLSELTDQPQNAVIRLQIMAACYSAILKWEPRISLTGITFDSSFDGAMVVNITGNRTDTPGSFSSSLSLS, encoded by the coding sequence ATGAGTAATGCGAGGTATCTCGGCATGTCCCGCCATTCGGGGCGCGCGGTGGAAGACATGGCGCACATCAACCAGTCGGTGAGCGATATTCTGAGAACGCCGATAGGTTCGCGCGTTATGCGTCGTGATTACGGCTCGTTGCTTTCCGAACTGACTGACCAGCCGCAAAACGCAGTGATCCGCCTGCAAATCATGGCCGCGTGTTATTCCGCGATCCTCAAGTGGGAGCCGCGTATCAGTCTGACGGGCATCACCTTTGATTCGTCTTTTGACGGCGCGATGGTGGTCAATATCACGGGTAACCGAACCGATACCCCCGGCAGTTTCTCCTCTTCCCTCTCACTGAGTTAA
- the lysB gene encoding Rz-like lysis system protein LysB (The gene for this Rz-like phage lysis system protein may overlap extensively with the gene for the other spanin subunit, the Rz1-like protein in the outer membrane.), with amino-acid sequence MKYIITVLVLTLAGALFAWRGANQKVAAANQHIQQLKSTLESSALAISELKASGQRNERALVVLRQQVNAAGALAARRNQTITRLLNENEALRGWFQSPLPDDIIRLHTRPTFDNPGDYLRWLSESQQLSNSGKHPENQW; translated from the coding sequence ATGAAATACATCATCACGGTGTTAGTGCTGACCCTTGCGGGTGCGCTCTTTGCGTGGCGGGGAGCAAATCAGAAAGTGGCAGCGGCAAACCAGCACATTCAGCAATTAAAATCGACGCTGGAATCCAGCGCGCTGGCCATCAGTGAGCTGAAAGCCAGCGGTCAGCGTAATGAGCGTGCGCTGGTTGTGCTCCGTCAGCAGGTTAATGCGGCGGGTGCGCTGGCCGCGCGTCGGAATCAGACAATTACGAGGTTACTCAATGAAAATGAAGCATTGCGCGGCTGGTTTCAGTCTCCTTTGCCTGATGACATTATCCGGCTGCACACCCGCCCCACGTTCGACAATCCCGGCGATTATTTACGTTGGCTGTCCGAAAGTCAGCAGTTGTCTAATTCCGGGAAGCACCCCGAAAACCAATGGTGA
- the lysC gene encoding Rz1-like lysis system protein LysC (LysC is an Rz1-like component of a phage lytic system, substantially overlapping although not fully embedded in the gene for the Rz-like LysB component.), translating to MTLSGCTPAPRSTIPAIIYVGCPKVSSCLIPGSTPKTNGDLSDDNRQLESALVNCALQVETVKQCQESHDVEARQPEKRDF from the coding sequence ATGACATTATCCGGCTGCACACCCGCCCCACGTTCGACAATCCCGGCGATTATTTACGTTGGCTGTCCGAAAGTCAGCAGTTGTCTAATTCCGGGAAGCACCCCGAAAACCAATGGTGACTTAAGCGACGACAATCGCCAACTGGAGAGCGCGCTGGTCAACTGTGCGCTGCAAGTCGAGACCGTTAAACAGTGTCAGGAGTCCCACGATGTTGAAGCCCGCCAGCCTGAAAAACGCGATTTTTAA
- a CDS encoding phage tail protein → MLKPASLKNAIFKSVPLLRDNPDMLHMFVDGGTINATLATSLSFENRYTLDIVVTDYTGDLNLLIVPVNVWLREHQPDIMTTEEGKKRGFTYVADINNDDSKDVRMSLQLNERTIVKEAERRLTVTPLDEPPLPVPVHRPMELYVHGELVSQWNE, encoded by the coding sequence ATGTTGAAGCCCGCCAGCCTGAAAAACGCGATTTTTAAGTCCGTTCCGTTGCTGCGTGATAACCCGGACATGCTGCACATGTTTGTTGATGGCGGCACGATTAATGCCACGCTGGCTACCTCGTTATCGTTTGAGAACCGCTATACGCTGGATATTGTTGTAACGGATTACACCGGGGATTTAAACCTGCTGATTGTGCCGGTTAACGTGTGGTTGCGTGAGCATCAGCCGGACATCATGACCACAGAGGAAGGGAAAAAACGCGGCTTCACCTACGTAGCGGATATTAATAACGACGACAGCAAAGACGTGCGCATGAGTCTGCAACTGAACGAGCGCACCATCGTCAAAGAAGCTGAGCGCAGGTTAACCGTTACGCCACTGGATGAGCCCCCGTTGCCGGTGCCGGTACACCGGCCAATGGAACTATATGTGCATGGTGAGCTGGTGAGTCAATGGAATGAATGA
- a CDS encoding tail protein X: MKVIAQQGDTLDALCFRYYGRTGGVVETVLTANPGLAELGEVLPHGTTVILPDVDTASTSETVQLWD; encoded by the coding sequence ATGAAAGTCATCGCACAGCAGGGCGACACGCTCGACGCCCTGTGTTTTCGCTACTACGGGCGAACCGGGGGCGTCGTTGAGACGGTACTTACCGCGAATCCCGGTCTGGCTGAATTAGGCGAAGTCCTGCCGCACGGCACCACCGTGATTTTGCCAGACGTTGATACCGCCTCCACTTCTGAAACCGTCCAGCTATGGGACTGA
- a CDS encoding baseplate assembly protein encodes MALIDLSQLPAPDVVEELDYETLFEERKATLLSLYDESEREAVVRTLALESEPIVKLLQENAYREVILRQRVNEAARANMLAYATGADLDQLGANYNVARLIITEADDSVLPPVAEVLESDGDFRVRIQQAFEGLSVAGSTGAYQFHGRSADGRVADVSVISPAPANVTISVLSREGDGTASAELIAIVNKALNADDVRPVADRVTVQSAQIIPYQIAAKLYVYPGPELEPVRLAAVDKLNAYTLAQHRLGRDIRLSAIYAALHVEGVQRVELTQPLADLVLDDIQASYCTESSITIGGTDE; translated from the coding sequence ATGGCACTTATTGATTTAAGCCAGCTCCCCGCGCCGGATGTGGTCGAGGAACTGGACTATGAAACCCTGTTTGAAGAACGCAAAGCCACGTTGCTGTCACTGTATGACGAGAGCGAACGCGAGGCCGTTGTCCGCACCTTGGCGCTGGAATCTGAGCCCATCGTTAAGTTGTTACAGGAGAACGCTTACCGTGAGGTGATTTTGCGTCAGCGGGTAAACGAAGCGGCGCGCGCCAATATGCTGGCCTACGCCACCGGCGCTGACCTCGACCAGCTCGGTGCAAATTATAACGTTGCGCGTCTGATTATCACTGAGGCTGATGATTCCGTTTTGCCGCCGGTGGCTGAGGTGCTGGAAAGTGACGGGGATTTCCGCGTGCGCATTCAGCAGGCTTTTGAGGGGCTGAGCGTGGCCGGATCAACCGGCGCTTATCAATTTCATGGCCGCAGTGCCGATGGTCGCGTGGCGGATGTGTCGGTGATTAGCCCGGCACCGGCCAATGTGACTATTTCCGTGCTTTCGCGTGAAGGTGACGGCACGGCCAGCGCGGAGCTTATCGCAATTGTGAATAAAGCGCTTAACGCCGACGATGTGCGTCCGGTGGCTGACCGTGTGACGGTGCAGTCGGCGCAGATTATCCCTTATCAGATTGCCGCCAAGCTCTATGTTTATCCGGGACCGGAATTAGAACCCGTCAGGCTGGCCGCAGTGGATAAGCTCAACGCCTACACGCTGGCACAGCACCGACTCGGGCGAGATATTCGCCTTTCCGCTATCTATGCCGCGCTGCATGTTGAAGGTGTGCAACGGGTCGAACTCACGCAGCCGCTGGCTGATCTCGTACTGGATGACATACAGGCTTCATATTGTACTGAGTCCTCAATCACTATCGGGGGCACCGATGAGTAA
- a CDS encoding phage tail sheath protein — MSDFHHGVQVVEINDGTRVITTVSTAIIGMVCTANDADEKVFPLNTPVLITDVIAAQGKAGKTGTLLPALTAIGDQCKPVTVVVRVAESENEDEKAAAAETLSNIIGGADENGHYTGMKALLTAEAATGVKPRILGVPGLDPQEVATALATVCQSLRAFGYISAWECKTLSDAIKYRDNFSQRELMLIWPDFISWDTTANASSTAYATARALGLRAKIDQDTGWHKTLSNVGVNGVTGISASVFWDLQAAGTDADLLNEAGVTTLVRKDGFRFWGNRTCSDDPLFQFENYTRTAQVLADTMAEAHMWAVDKPMTATLIRDIIDGINAKFRELKSNGYIIDGNCWFDESANDKETLKAGKLYVDYDYTPVPPLESLTLRQRITDTYLVNLAASINS, encoded by the coding sequence ATGAGTGATTTTCACCACGGCGTGCAGGTCGTCGAAATTAACGACGGAACGCGCGTCATTACCACCGTATCCACCGCCATTATTGGCATGGTCTGCACGGCCAATGATGCTGATGAAAAAGTCTTTCCGCTGAATACGCCGGTTTTAATCACCGATGTGATCGCTGCGCAGGGCAAGGCGGGAAAAACCGGCACCCTGTTACCGGCGCTGACGGCCATTGGTGACCAGTGCAAACCGGTCACCGTGGTGGTGCGCGTGGCTGAGTCAGAAAACGAAGACGAGAAAGCCGCCGCAGCCGAAACCCTTTCTAATATCATCGGCGGCGCTGATGAGAACGGCCATTACACCGGCATGAAAGCCCTGCTCACCGCCGAAGCGGCCACCGGTGTAAAACCGCGTATTCTCGGTGTGCCGGGGCTGGATCCGCAGGAAGTCGCCACGGCGCTGGCCACGGTCTGTCAGTCGCTGCGCGCGTTCGGTTATATCAGCGCGTGGGAATGCAAAACGCTCTCTGATGCCATTAAGTACCGTGACAATTTCAGCCAGCGTGAACTGATGCTTATCTGGCCTGATTTTATTTCTTGGGACACCACGGCAAACGCCAGCTCTACCGCTTACGCCACGGCGCGCGCGCTAGGTCTGCGCGCTAAAATCGACCAAGACACCGGCTGGCATAAAACCCTGTCAAACGTTGGTGTTAACGGCGTGACCGGTATCAGTGCCTCGGTGTTTTGGGATTTGCAGGCAGCGGGTACTGATGCTGACCTGCTCAATGAGGCCGGTGTTACAACGCTGGTGCGTAAAGACGGCTTCCGCTTTTGGGGGAACCGCACCTGTTCTGATGACCCGCTTTTCCAGTTTGAGAACTACACCCGCACCGCGCAGGTTCTGGCTGACACGATGGCCGAGGCGCATATGTGGGCGGTGGATAAGCCGATGACCGCAACGCTTATCCGCGACATCATCGACGGCATCAACGCCAAATTCCGTGAGCTCAAATCGAACGGCTACATCATTGACGGCAATTGCTGGTTTGATGAATCGGCGAACGACAAAGAGACCCTGAAAGCCGGGAAACTTTACGTTGATTATGACTACACGCCGGTGCCGCCGCTGGAAAGCCTGACCCTGCGTCAGCGCATCACTGACACCTACCTCGTCAATCTGGCCGCATCTATTAACAGCTAA
- the gpM gene encoding phage terminase small subunit, translating into MLSPAQRHMMRVSAEKASSQRVSDPLRSALPYGQMLMKLRGDRQILKSIYSVEDKARRKRDMLPAYAPWIAGVLASDAGNQDDVLMTMLQWSLDAGDIRGTFEMARYALKHDLRVPNNKRPTPYLFAEDVALAAMRARSAGQTVSVDDLLTVIDMTLPHDMPDPVRAKLHKITGLVLRDNGQPEQALIQLKRAMQLDNVAGVKKDIEQLERALRPAVVVAKPDAAPRKTKPKAATPAKRGRPRKTKPSC; encoded by the coding sequence ATGCTGAGTCCCGCACAGCGTCACATGATGCGGGTCTCTGCTGAAAAAGCCTCATCGCAGCGGGTCAGTGATCCGCTGCGTTCGGCACTGCCATACGGTCAGATGCTGATGAAGCTGCGCGGAGACCGCCAGATACTCAAATCCATTTATTCCGTTGAAGACAAAGCCCGACGCAAGCGCGACATGTTGCCAGCCTATGCGCCGTGGATTGCCGGTGTGCTGGCCAGCGATGCCGGAAATCAGGATGACGTCCTGATGACGATGTTGCAGTGGTCACTCGATGCGGGGGACATTCGCGGCACGTTCGAGATGGCGCGCTATGCGTTAAAACACGATCTGCGTGTGCCGAATAACAAGCGCCCGACGCCGTATTTATTTGCCGAAGATGTTGCGCTGGCCGCGATGCGCGCCCGCAGTGCCGGGCAGACCGTCAGCGTTGATGACCTGCTGACCGTTATTGATATGACCCTCCCGCACGACATGCCGGATCCTGTGCGCGCCAAGCTGCACAAAATTACCGGTCTGGTACTGCGCGACAACGGCCAGCCCGAACAGGCGCTTATTCAGCTAAAACGCGCGATGCAGCTTGATAACGTCGCTGGTGTGAAAAAAGACATAGAGCAACTGGAGAGGGCGCTGCGGCCAGCGGTGGTGGTGGCGAAGCCTGATGCCGCACCGCGCAAAACCAAGCCTAAAGCAGCCACCCCGGCTAAGCGTGGTCGCCCGCGTAAGACAAAGCCCAGTTGTTAA
- a CDS encoding head completion/stabilization protein codes for MDIVMTAAAASSTVVIPPEQAVIPVITNTFFFPDVDPKLVSERIRLGHVVTDERLRAAIKSAMAEVNAELYLFREAQIEAGFKTLADVPAEALDEESVKCFHYLSAVCAMTTAVIYERYRSYDASAKGDKKADALEVSVDDQWRDMRWHLSRLQGQARGMVSQL; via the coding sequence ATGGATATTGTCATGACCGCAGCAGCGGCGAGCTCCACCGTAGTGATCCCCCCAGAGCAGGCGGTCATTCCCGTTATCACCAATACGTTCTTTTTCCCGGACGTTGATCCAAAACTGGTGAGCGAACGTATCCGCCTCGGTCACGTGGTGACGGATGAACGCCTGCGCGCCGCGATTAAGTCCGCAATGGCCGAGGTCAACGCCGAGCTTTATCTCTTCCGGGAGGCGCAGATCGAAGCAGGATTTAAAACGCTGGCGGATGTGCCCGCTGAAGCGCTCGACGAGGAAAGCGTGAAGTGTTTCCACTACCTGAGCGCGGTCTGTGCGATGACCACCGCCGTGATTTATGAGCGTTACCGCAGCTATGACGCCAGCGCGAAGGGTGACAAAAAGGCCGATGCGCTGGAGGTGTCGGTGGATGACCAGTGGCGTGACATGCGCTGGCATTTGTCCCGGTTACAGGGGCAGGCGCGCGGCATGGTGAGCCAGCTCTGA